From the Anaerolineae bacterium genome, the window GCTATAGGTCTTAAAGTCACTCTTGTTTAGGGCTAACATCAAACCCGTAATGCTGTTATGATAGAGGTAACAAACGGGTGGGTGCCTGGCCTGTGTTTAACAAGTACTTCGCCACCATTATCAACATCATCTGCTTAACCTGCTTACTGCTTGCCATAAATCCTATTTCCACCAGTGCTGCTCCAAGAAATGCTTACAATCCGGTTATTGTCCTCAACCCCAATAATCAGACACCCACCCGTCAAATTCAATCCTCCTCCCCCATCCACACTTTTGTTTTATTGATTCATAATGACATTTCACAATTAGCCCAGGTCCAATCCGTCATCCAAACTAAGGGGGGACGGGTTACCCACCTTTTTCCGCACCAAGCTCTTATTGCCCAAATACCGGCCGAAGTGCAAGTACAACTCAGCACTTTACCGGGCGTGGCTCTGGTTGACACCCAGGTTATAAACCTGGCCGCTGTTGACATCTACGGTCCCCAGGCCCGGCGTTATGCCAGCGTCTGGAATAACCTGCTTGCTCCTCAAGCAGAAACCGGAGGCATAATAACGGCAATGGCCGGCGAACATCCAGACGGACCTCATCAAGATACCTTCATTGCCCCCGATTTACCCCCCAAGGATGACCTGAACGCGGCGGCCACATCCGTTACCCCCGGCTACTACCAAACCAGCGAATATATGGCCGGCTCGGTAGCGGTGGGCATCGTTCTGGTAGAGAGCGACGGCCGGGTGGACCCCTCCTCAGAAGACTGGACGGCCGACGAAAAACAGCAGGTCTTTAGTGAAATTGTGGCCGCCTGCCATTGGTGGGCTACGTTAGAACCCCGGGCCAAGCTCAGTTTTGTCTACGACGACCATTTTTCCAACCCCCTGCCTACCGGCGTCGAACCCATCACGCACCCCTACTATCAGCAGAAAGAGTGGATCAAAGACGCAATGAACGCCCTGGGTTACAATGCCGGTTCTTACTTCCGGCAGGTGCGCGATTACAACAACGCCTTGCGTGAGACCCATCAAACCGATTGGGCGTTTACCATTTTTGTAGTGGATAGCTCGGCCGACAGTGATAACCGTTTTAGCGACGGCTATTTTGCTTACGCTTACCTGGGCGGGCCGTTTACGGTAATGACTTACGGCAATAACGGCTACGGTCCCGGCAATATGGACGCCATAGCCGCCCATGAAATGGGCCACATTTTCCTGGCCCTGGACCAATATTACAGCGCTTACCAACCCTGTACCCGTCGCGCCGGTTATCTTGATGTGGAAAATCAAAATAGCGAATATGGCGCCTGCGTTTCAAATGTAGCCAGCATTATGCGCGGACAAACTTACCCTTACCTGGTTCGCGCCATTGATTCCTACGCCGCCGGCCAATTAGGCTGGCGCGATAGCGACGGCGACAATATTCTTGACCCCCTAGATACCGCCCTCCCCGTCACCATAAATAATATCTCCCAAAACGGCAATGAAATTGCCGTAACCGGCAGCACAGAAATTATCCCCTACCCTTCTCCGCAACGCACCAGTGTTACCATCAATACGCTCACCGGCGTGCGGTATCGTTTCAATGGGGGGGCCTGGCAATTGGCCGCCGCTGCCGACGGCGTTTTTGATAGCGTGGCTGAAAACTATTACTTTACGGCTTTATTATCGCCCGGGCTGTATCGCCTGGAAGTTGCGGCCACAGACTCCGCCGGCAACGAGTCCGACGTTTACGCCATTGAGACCATCGTTATTCTCGACCCTCTTGATGGAGGTCTCAATACCCAGCTTTATCTGCCCAACCAGCCGCTGCCTGCCGGCGTGCCCCTCACCTTCAACGGCGTGGCTTACCACGGGGGAGAGGGCATTGTGACCAATGTGCAATACCGGCTCGATGCCGCTCCCTGGCAGACTGCCTATGCTCAAGACGGCGCCTTTGACAGCAACTTTGAAGAGTTTAGTCTCACTATCGCTTCGCTTGAAGTAGGGATGCACCGCCTTGAGGTGTTTGCCACCGACGGCGAGGGAAATATAGAAGTCAATTCCGCCAGTTTGGAATTTCAAATATCCGCCGCCCCTCTCAAGCAGCTCTTTTTGCCCCTGCTGGTGAAGTAAAAAAGCACAAAAAAATAGCTGGATATTGCCTGCCCCACCCACTTTTGAAAAAATCTCCGGTTACACTATAATTTAACTGTTATTCAAAAACAAGGAGAAAAAATGATGGCCTTAAAAGTAGGACAAATCGCCCCCGATTTCACCCTGGACAGTCACCTGGGAAGCAAGGTTAGCTTGAGCGACTATCGCGGCAAGAACCACATTGTGCTGGCCTTTTTCCCCCTGGCCTGGACCCCTGTCTGAACAAGTCAGATCCCCTCGTACCAGGCCGCTTTGGACCGGTTCGAGCGGGCGCAGACCCAGGTGCTGGGTCTCAGCGTTGACAGCGTGCCCTGCCTCCAGGCCTGGGCCGAAAGTTTAGAGGGTATTACTTATCCGCTGTTAAGCGACTTCTACCCCCATGGCCAGATTGCTCAAAAGTACGGCATCTTGCGACCGGATGGACAGGCCGAGCGAGCCATTTTTGTAATAGACAAACGCGGCCTCATCCGCTACGTGGACGTGCATGACATTGACGAGCAACCCGACAACGAAGTCCTGTTCAGCGTGCTGGAAGAGATAGAGCCTAACCCCATAGAAATTTCCCTGCCTGCCGCGCCTGCGCCCAAACCTGACCCCATTCCCCAGGCCGACGTAATTCTATACTGTACCCCCTGGTGTCCGGCCTGCCGCAAAGCCCGGGCCTATCTAAACGAAAAGGGGGTTGAGTTTGTGGAAGTGGACATCACCCGCAACCGCGAAGCCGCTAAACACCTGCGCAATTGGACCGGCGGCTACGAAACCACCCCCACCTTCCGCATCAAGGGAGAAATCATTATCAATTTTGACCGAGATAAAGTTGACGCGGCCTTAGGCCCAGACAGTGGCTAAAAAAAACAGGTCTAACAGGTTTTTGCAACCTATCAGACCTGCAACGAGGCGTTGAATTTTTACCGATGAATCCTACTGCTTTAGGGCATCATGCGGGCCTACCCACAAGTGCCGGGTTTCATCAAACCACCAGCCGGGATCGTCAAAATTTAATTTCTGGCGGGGCCAACCGGCCTCAAGGCGGGCCAGGGTTTTTTCCCAGGAACGGATGCCGCTAACCGCGTCGGCAGCCTCAACATTACACCCGCCTACGGCAGCCGCTATGGTAACCGCTTCGGTGGGCGGCAGGTCGCGCAAAAAAGCGGCCAGAAAACCGGCAATGGTGGCATCGCCCGCGCCGGTGGTGCCCATCACGTTAACGGCAAAAACCGGCGACCAAAGCTCGCGATTGGCCCAGCGGGCCGGGTTGGCCGGGCGGGCGCGGCCCATGCCCGACAGTCCGGCTTGGTTTGCCGTACGCAAATACAGGCCAAGATGCCCGGCCTTGAGCAAAACCACTTTAGCCCC encodes:
- a CDS encoding redoxin domain-containing protein; translated protein: MMALKVGQIAPDFTLDSHLGSKVSLSDYRGKNHIVLAFFPLAWTPV